GTCTAGCCAGCGGAGAGGGTGAGAGGACTCAGAGTGTCCCTGAAGCCTTAGACGCTTCTGCCTCTCTTGGCGAGGCTGCGGACGAAATAGAGCCTACTCAAGTCGGGATGGAGGGTCGCTCGGCTGACGAAGCCCCCCTGGCAactcggaagcgcagacggccagagcCAGCCACTCAACCAACTCCATCTGAAGAGCCGCAGTCCGAGCGGGGCGATGCAGCTCCAGTGCTATCCGGGACGGTCTCCATAGAGAGTACCCCAAAGCCGCgcggctctccaagggctacctcCGAGGTGCCGCCCTCAAGTCCTCCGCGAACCATGCGTCGCCTTAGGAGATTGGGCGACTTTCCTTCCTCAAGTGGTGAGCCGTCTGGTAAAGCAGCTGTGCGCCagggtgatccgagcggcccgagATTGACAAAGACTGTCCTGCGCCTTCCGTCGAAGGAATATATGGCGACTGtcgatcggccagtggtccccgagcagcagatcacccttACTAGTCCTCTTGCCAAAGActgggaggatgctcggctccGAATTGCAATGATAACTCCCGGTCAGCTAGGcgacagcaatctacaacaggcgaccggggtatgttctttgccatgttagttatttggatttagtttctaacttgctcctatccgtttgcagaattgggtggagcagattgcaatcagcaatcgcctagccgaactggaggatgagctgaaaaagctcaaagccgCGGGAGATAGCAGACAGTCAACGgctgctctggagaaggccaaaaaactgTTGGAAGCCGAGCGGGGTAAGTCCTCCGGCTTGTCGAGCGAAGTGGCTCGACTCGAGGctttggtcaagcagcgggacaaggaGATAAAGACCGCGACCACCCGAAAGCGCAaagccatcgacgacatggacaTGATGAAGGTGGAGAATCGGGGGCTAGAATAGCAGGTAAAGGACTTGGACGCCTTGCTGAAGACTGaacgggagggccgctcggccgaccagGTTAAAGAAGAAGGGGCTTTGAAAGATCTCCAGGTGGCCCTTGACGCTTCTGGAGCCACTCTTAAAGAATATCAAAATGGGGAGCCCGGTCGGTCAGCGGAAGCGCGCaaagcattcgtccgctcggatgaatttggcAAAAAGTTCAGCGACAAGTTGTCCTTaactttcgaagaggcgatcaaagtggcagTTGAATATCTGAAGTGCAAGGGCCACATACCAACCGAGCTGGCGATTCCCCCCGAAGATCTGGCggtcatgatgggctccatccccgatTCTCTCTTCAATTTTGGTGATAGTGAATGAAGGGTTTGTAAAACTTCTTTCAAGTTTCTGCTGTTTTTTGTATGCCCGCCGTTCGGGGCGAAGACTATTGTTATCACTTTTGTCTATTCACCGTTTGGTGTAAATGAATTCTCTCTCcttgttatttgtttgttcgaCCAGCATCCCATCCTTAACTTTTTGCGCCGGTCCTAATTTTCTCGCGCTAAGTGCGTTTTATAAAtgagccgctcggccatacgTTGCCTTTATTCTCGCCTTATCGGCAGGCCCGATCATGGGTCGGCCTTTACAGCCGAGGATCCCGCAGAACGTTACCCGCCCGGCGGCGTTACGGACTCTGGTTGCCCGCCTCTTAACATAGATTTTTACCGTTTGAGTTCGACGATCTGCcgatcggaaggtttatagactccgacgcgtctctcgatttttatcgtcggagctcgacggtcttccgttcggcgggtttatagacgccggctcgtctctcgatttttaacgtcggagctcgacggtcttccgctcggcgggtttatagacgccggctcgtctctcgatttttaacgtcggagctcgacggtcttccgctcggcgggtttatagacgccattgtctctcgatttttaacgtcggagctcgacggtcttccggccggcgggtttatagacgccggcttgtctcttgatttttaacgccggagctcgacggtcttccgccggcgggtttatagacgtcggctcgtctcttgatttttaacgtcggagcggTCTTCCGGccgcgggtttatagacgccgcctgctctcgatttttaacgccgagctcgacggtcttccgcttcaaGGGTTTATAAGACGCCctgcctctcgatttttaacgtcggagctcgacggtcttccgctcggcgggtttatagacgccggctcgtctctcgatttttaacgtcggagctcgacggtcttccactcgaagggtttatagacgccggctcgtctctcgatttttaacgtcggagcttgacggtcttttaaggctaactttgaag
This region of Zingiber officinale cultivar Zhangliang chromosome 9A, Zo_v1.1, whole genome shotgun sequence genomic DNA includes:
- the LOC122019322 gene encoding neurofilament medium polypeptide-like produces the protein MYIFGLSPIPADLPCSMTKVMWRAKATERLKLRAAEIEAAKNREVTERSLASAGLASGEGERTQSVPEALDASASLGEAADEIEPTQVGMEGRSADEAPLATRKRRRPEPATQPTPSEEPQSERGDAAPVLSGTVSIESTPKPRGSPRATSEVPPSSPPRTMRRLRRLGDFPSSSGEPSGKAAVRQGDPSGPRLTKTVLRLPSKEYMATVDRPVVPEQQITLTSPLAKDWEDARLRIAMITPEAIKVAVEYLKCKGHIPTELAIPPEDLAVMMGSIPDSLFNFGDSE